A region of the Siniperca chuatsi isolate FFG_IHB_CAS linkage group LG23, ASM2008510v1, whole genome shotgun sequence genome:
aACAAGAGGATTTCCAAAATGTCTGCACCCTTGTGTGAGGTGCAGTCCAAAAATAAACAGCTGATCtgattaaaaaaacccaaaaataacACTTGTTCTCGCGCTCTGTTTTTGAGTACATTTTCACTCTGGTCCCGAGAGTTTCACTCGTCTTTTATCAGATCAGAATGTGCCTTTAAAAACATCCAGTTATCAACTTTACTTTGTGAAAACATTACGATATTAACTTGATCTCATAACTTCCGGCTCTAATGTTCagatttttagaaaatgtcaaCAGTCCAGTTTAAGTGTGTTTCGTGCGTTTAGGTCCAGGTCTTACTTTTACAGAGATCCAGGAAGAGCTCCTCGATGCCTTTATTTAGCTTGGCTGACGTGTGGTAGTGTTTGGCTCCCACCGACTCGGCGTAACTACAcggaaacagagaaagacaggcactgagcatgctcagatGACTCCAGACCAACTACCACCACGAACGTGAAATGTCTCCGTCATCATCgtctggttttatttgttcacaGCAGAGCAACATGGTAAAAATCAACGTGCGTTTTCTGTTCGGTTCTTACCTCTCGGCCTCTTCCACTGACACGTGTCTGTCTTTGTCCAAATCAATTTTATTacctgcagagaaaagaaagatcCGCAGATTCAGTCAGTCGTCCTGGTTTGTCTCACAGTAACTCTGCAACCAGTCAAACGCAGTTCATTCTGTGTTCAAGCTAAACACCTGATATTTTTGTATGACGGTTGTTGAGTCAACGCTCCTTTAGCAATGACATGTTACACAGACCAGGAAATGTAAAAAGCTGAGGACTCCATCGTATCACAACAAAATGAAGTCACTTTAAggagtgaaaatgtgttttcattcatgGGAAACGTGTGGCAAAAGAAGTCCAGGCTCTTCACTGGACGTTTGAGAATAAAAAGCCTCATTATAAAAATACACCAACGCATGCTGGCGCTCTTGCGTGTCTCAGGGTGTCTGTGAATAAAGTCTGTGCCATTCGACTGTATTCAGGACAAACAGCCTTTTGATCTTTTTTGGCTTCCAgattaaaatcacacaaatgatcTTATTCCGAATTCTTTGACTAACCCGTCCCGAGTTGGTAAAttgtacattcattcattcatttatttaatttatgctCCTGGTCCGCAGTCTGTATTTGTTGTCATATCAACAGAAGTTATTTTAAGATAAGTCGGGTAATTCTGGACGGTAGGCCAACAATATTCTGTGGAAACTGTGTCACGTTTCCtggtagatgagaagattgatcgctgtggttttacgggggggGAGTATGTGCCAAAATATTTCTTGGCTGTACGCAGTgacttccttccttccacagaacctctgtaaaaaaacaacttgagtttttacactttggtttttgtacagattaaacaaacaagatataacatgttaatcaggGAGCGGtagagctgctggtaggtggattttgtcacctttggacagagccaggctagctgtttccccccgtttccagtctttatgctaagctaagctaactgcctgctagctgtagcttcatatttaaaacaGACAGATAACACTGTGgcatcagtcttctcatctaactcccacTCTCTGCGGTGACGAGAGTATGGAGGTGTCAGTTAGGGTTTGAATGCATTCTCTGAATTTGTAACGGGGGCACGTTCAAGCTGAAATGGGGCGTTAAATCGTTCTTTAAAAGCTGCAAAACGCTGGGAGGCAGACACGCTGATACAGCGCTGCTGACACGGAGCAACACGATCATCCCAtcggagtcgtgtttgtgtccggccttctctccgtcagctctgGGTTTtagtctccagcagctgctgagggaaacatctggctctttagctgctaaacgctgcgctacgttcagcagctgctctcagcTTCACCGCCATGAATTCACTTTCCTTCATGCGGCACAACGACATGAAAACAAACCCAGCTGATGACGTACTTGTGCAGTGGTGAGACAGCTGTTATCTGGAAGTCATGAATTAATTACTGAGAACACAAACTGcgttcatgttttgtttttaagccATTTATCCAGAGATAACAATTTAATTTTGTGGCGATCAGGCTCGTTAATAACTCTCAAATGTTCAGGTGAAGGAACTGTTTTATTTCTGATAACTCACCTACTATACATAAACAAATCTCGTTCCCCAACATTTTCCTCAGCTCTTTCACCCAGTTCTTCAcctgcagcaacaaaaacaaacgaGACTTTTATAAAAActgtattacacacacacacacacacacacacacacacaaaaaggttaGAAAAAGACGATTATAAGAGAAGGGATCctggagaaaaaggaggagagaataAGAGGAGAACAAAagtgaagagaggaaaggagaaaagtTAAAATCATAgaagaaaaccagcaaaaaaatcacatttgagaagctggaaacgaGATATTTTGGCATAAAATTATTCAAAAGATTCATCAATTACAACAttttttgattcattttctgtcgatcgccTAATCAATGAATCCagtaatcatttcagctctacaaagTGTTTAACCAATAACAAATGGCGCTGTTACTTTTCGAAATGTTTCGATTCCAGTGCTTCCCAAGCTGCATactaataacaaaaaataccTCAGTTTgaagtataaatataataaaatataataaataaataatactaaatatacatttctttcctgcaaaaatgtgttttttttattattaacaaaataaacttCTCACAGCTGTAGAGATCTTTGcctaaaaaaaactaataaaagtaaaaatatcagatcaaagaataaataaacactaaGAATCTGAGAACTTtgaatactttaaaaaaataaaaaatgctcgATTCTGCAGCGTATGTCAGTAAGTGCCGGTAAAGTACACGTTTAACACCAACGGCTAGTTCTGTGGAATAGTTTAACCGCATACGCTTGGTTGAACTCGTTAGAAGAGCGAAAAGATCCAGTCACAGCGAGCCGAACAGTCGTCACCTTCTGAAAGGAGTCTTCGTCTGTAATGTCGTACACTAGTACGGCTCCATTGGAGTCTCTGTAGTAGATGGGACCTAACGCATGAAAACGCTCCTGCCCTGCTgtgtcctgcagacacacacacacacacacacacacacacacacaaaataaggTTAATATTTCTATACAAGTATATCCAGTTTACTGTACGTTAGAGGCATGAAAACAGCGTACCCATATGGCCAGGTTAACTCTCTTTCCTGTGATGTTGAGCTTCTTTGTGAGGAAGGACGcctgcagaggaagaagaggacacaATGATTATAATTATCAGGttttaataaatcaaacaaaatcaGGATCAATGAGGACTTGTAAATCAAAACATTTGGCTCAAGTCTTTTAAATCCAAGTCGAGCCTCGAGTCCTTTGAGACGATAATGACAATATGatataaagtgcttcacaacacaCGTAAgagataatataataaacacaaGGGAAGTGCGTAACAGTAGAAATACGCAGGTTTAAGTCCACGTCAAGCCTCAAGTCTGTGAGAGATACTTAACTAATTTTCTGTAGTTCTATTTGTAGTTGTATTTCATTTATCGGCTGACATCAAGCGGGGTGAAATTAGACGGCAGTCTAAAATTTGATAAGCAAATTGATTCTGTGGTCGGGGCGAGCTTCTTTCAGCTCCGCCTCCCGGCAAAGGTTAAACCCTTCTCGAGCCGCTGTGACCCGGAGAAAGCTCTCCATGCTTTCGTTAGTTCCCGCAGAGACTCCTGTAATGCGCTCTGTGTGGGAGTTAACCGAGCCGGTCTTCACCGTTTGCGGCTTGTGCAAAACGCTGCGGCCCGCCTGCTCGCTAACAGTCGGAAACACGAGCACATCGCGCCCGTCCCGTACTcgctgcactggctccctgtccagttcagagttcattttaaaattttgacatttgtttttaatgcagtcaatggccttttgttaatttgtacttttattattatttattattatcattataatttttttaatcttgtttttaatgttgtacagcactttggttcagcttcggttgttggaaggcGCTATAGAAacaaagtttgattgattgattgaagcGGCAACAGGAAGTGCCagaaactgcagttcctcgaacgACCACTTgaggctccaaaagcgagtcagtcCCCACAGAGGCCCGTGTTAAatactttacagcagaaataaacatgtttacagcctggtacaaaaaacgggTTTGGTCTCTACagctaatttccccgttcatgacaactgtgaggggggtgaattcTTTTATAACTCTCCCGTTTAAATTCTATTAACGCTTAAAGTTGTGCAaaattaagg
Encoded here:
- the rab21 gene encoding ras-related protein Rab-21 isoform X1: MAAGGTGGKTYSFKVVLLGEGCVGKTSLVLRYCENKFNDKHITTLQASFLTKKLNITGKRVNLAIWDTAGQERFHALGPIYYRDSNGAVLVYDITDEDSFQKVKNWVKELRKMLGNEICLCIVGNKIDLDKDRHVSVEEAESYAESVGAKHYHTSAKLNKGIEELFLDLCKRMMENAQAEEKLKGNGASQSASSRRGVQIVDDEPQTTPAGGCCSSG
- the rab21 gene encoding ras-related protein Rab-21 isoform X2; protein product: MSEDRQSQQDSSSWEHERLSQTSKHGPKQKHDGTTSQVISASFLTKKLNITGKRVNLAIWDTAGQERFHALGPIYYRDSNGAVLVYDITDEDSFQKVKNWVKELRKMLGNEICLCIVGNKIDLDKDRHVSVEEAESYAESVGAKHYHTSAKLNKGIEELFLDLCKRMMENAQAEEKLKGNGASQSASSRRGVQIVDDEPQTTPAGGCCSSG